ttcgggatttttcggtattgtaccgggaaggttctagaaggtttcgaagtggggcccacctgcatggggggacccacatgaatgtgggtagtgggggcaaggccccacacccctggtcaaggcgcaccaagatcccacctcagaaggaataagatcatatcccgaagggataagatcaagatccctaaaaaagggggataacaatcggtggggaagggaaatgatgggatttctttcccccacctttgccaacgccccaatggacttggagggcaagaaaccagccccctccacccctatatatagtggggaggcgcatgggagcagcaccccaagccctggcgcctccctccctcccgtgacacctcttcctccccgcttgcgcttggcgaagccctgccgggatcccgctacttccaccaccacgccgttgtgctgctggatctctatcaacttctcctcccccccttgctggatcaaaaaggaggagacgtccccgctccgtacgtgtgttgaacgcggaggtgccgtccgttcggcgctaggatcatcgatgatttggatcacgacgagtacgactccatcaaccccgttctcttgaacgcttccgcgcgcgatctgcaagggtatgtagatgcactcccctctctctcgttgctagatgactccatagattgatcttggtgatacgtagaaatttTTAAATCTCTGCTACGTCCCCAACAGTAAGATgataaaaacatttttttgaacCATGCAAACATTTTCGAAAATGTCATGAACACATTTGTAAATGTAATGTACTTATTTTTAATGTATTTAATGTTTTTATTTACATTGTATAACGTTTTCAATGTCACATACATTTCTTCTGAAATGTGCGACATTTGAAATTGTCCCAAAAAAATTACGTACATATAATTAACATTTTTTTTCTTATACATGATTGTCATTTTCTACTTTTTACATTCATAATtaaacatttttcgtatacatcagaaacatttttaatacatgtttaacattcttCAAAAGCAAGATTATTATTATTAAAAATTTAATGTAAAGTACTTTTGTATACACATTAAGATTATTTCAGAATATACACAAAtttaaaagaagaaaaaataaaataaaatttgaaaaaagATAAAACGAAAAAAACTTCATGTACATTTTAATACAtgtttaaacattttttaaatgataaaACTATTGTTTGAACTGTGCAAACAATTTGTAGATTGTAGAAAAAAATTCAGATGTGAGCAACACATTTTAATATGTAATGTATGAAACATTTTTATTTAATTACATGAAGTTTTTTTACATTATCTAATATTTTTAAATGTCACATACTCTTTTGAAATGTGCGACATTTTATAATTGTCACAAACATTTTTGGTACACATAATTAGaattttttgtatacatgattATCCATTTCTACTTTGTACATTCATATTTATACATGTTTcatatacatcagaaacattttttctacacgtttaacatttttcaaatgcaggGTTAACTTTGTCAAAAATTTAATGAAAAGTGCTTTTGCAATTTACCGTATATATTAAGATTATTTCGGAATATAAACAAATGTAAAATAAACATAGAAGGTAATAACGCGCATGACGACATGGTGACGTCATCACTACGAGACACCCggttagtgggccggcccagctccggcTCCCTGTACGCGAGCCATTCCTAGGCGTCGGATTGGGCGGCACATTAGCCGCGCCCACAAACTATCCCAACGGAATTTGACCAAGCGAGAACGCATATATTGCTGGGTCAATCCTACGCGTGTAAACCCGACAGCCGATGAAGCGGCGTGGGTGCGTGCCAGCCATGCATGACATGGATCGAACGCTGAGGTGTACGCGTCTATACTCCCTCCCAGTGTGAAGCAGTTGACCGTGCGAACGGAACTGCACGGCTGAGCCTCAAAGCAGAAGCCAAACCATATGCACACACCTGCGGCCATCGATGTTATGTAGGGGCCAAGGTCGTTCTTTCATCGGCAGCACATCGCCCAGGTCAGGTGTCTGTCGACCTCCAAATATCCTGTCCCTGATGGTACGTACACTACTAGTACCATTATTAACATTGCATTGCGTGCACTGCTCAATCAATCAGTACGTGTACCGCAAAACTCACATTCAGAAAGGTGCATGGACAACATGTTTCAGATAGACACACAGCACAACACAACAACCCCTACGTCTAGCTGGTAGTACTCCTATGTCTAGATTCATCAGCGTCACTAGAGTTAGCAGTAGTGGTCAATTTGGATACTGTTAGTCATCCTCGGTCGGTAGAAGTACTAGGTGACAACGATTAATTGCATGCGATCGATCCCGCTCATCAATTGGCTCTCGAGGGTCAAGAGGACAGTCTGAATAATCGACAATATTTTTTTACAAATGGTCCATTTGTTAGTCACATCAGTGTGGGTGGAGAATATATTATTTCCGTGTCAGGTGGTCTCTCTAGATTTTGGCCAAACATGGGATCCGTGACTCCACACTTGGGATATCAAATTGACACCGATGGACCATATGCATGCACATAAACTATGGATTAATTTCGGAAGCGTACGCACTACCGCAATGGATCACCCATTCATCAGTTCCTTCCCATGCAATATTTCCATGCAACTGATGCAActactccctctccctccgttcctaaatatttgtttttctagagatttcaaatgaactaccacatgcggatgtatatagacatatattatagtttagattcactcattttgctccgtatgtagtcatttgttgaaatatctagaaagacaaatatttaggaacagagggagtagtaatttttttTTTCCGGCGTGAAAGCAATCTAGCAGAAGCACTGAAGAAGTGACTCTTCTGCATCTGAAAGTATGAAATCAGTTTCTCTCTCAAAAGAAGTATGAAATCAGTTTACTGCAATATATTGCCAAGAGATATTGCCTCTTACAGATAATAGATTTGTAAAGCAGGATGATATGTATAATTCGAGCAATGTGAAAAAAATTATAATGATAGCAAGTTAAATCTAAGTAGATAATCTCGAAGTAGCCTGATTGAACATCAAATCAATCGCTTAGTCTCGATTGTAATCAATTTATTTGTCTCCTATCTCATGTGAGGAAAAGGCCAAAGAATTGCTCACAGGAAACATACATGTCGTCCTCCCACTTCTGTGATTGCTTGTTGCCATTGTGAACACACAAGATCACACGCGGGCATCAGCCAAAAGGGAACAGTGACAGGTCAATAAAGCTCAACGCACCACTAGCTAGGCAATTTGCTTAAAAATACGATCATGGGTTTATGATCTGCTTATGACGCCACATTTCTCCTTATTTCATCTATTACGTATTTACATCACATATAATCCCAGTAAAATTAAAACTATGCTCACTGCACATGAAGTATGGCTGACAGCAAAGGAAAAAGCTCAGTGAAGGTGTATTAGTTTGTGTATAACGGTGCATATCAAGAAGGGGTTATAGGCTTGAACAAATCTTGCTTTTGTCTATAAACAAAATAAAGTACTGACTGCACGGCTGATATGATTATCGGTGAAAGTAATCATGGTCAGCAATTACCTTCATCCCCACAACAAATTATACTCTTGTTGACCAAACACTGGAGTGTGTTAGAAGCTATACTGACTACACATGCACTAAAGTTAACAACTTGCATGAAGTCGTACTGACCTGAAAGTCTCACATGCAATTGATATCATCATGTGGCTTTCAGCGGAAGATTCACGCTGTAGTTATATATGCTTTCACATAACATGTTTTGGAGGATGAATTCCTTACAATAGAATGCCAATAATTTCGACTAGAGGTATGCAGAAacttgattacttgtagatttccCCCCACAAATTGCATGAAAAATTTAAAACTTAAAGGTACAAGGCTACTTGATCAAGTGGTTAGTTAAACTCCATATAACAAATAAGGCTTGCAATTTTCTTTCAGAAAACGAATGTATCTACAGGGTTGTGTTCATACTCTACTTTTGTGCGTACACACTGTGTTGGTGCAAGGTTTCATACTTGTCATACCTTCATCTACATCATCATAAAGTCCACTTCTAATTAAATCATCAGTATCGTCAAACAAGCACTATCTAGCAAGTATGCATGAACACATGATGCAGTCAGGGTTCTTCCAGTGGATTCTGGCCTCTGCACACATGTGTCGCGCATCAGGCAAACATATACAAGCAGGGCATCGATACCCTTCCAACACGATAAGCAAAGCAAAGCAAAATCAAAGCAGCTGCACTTGACTGCCCCCCCATCATGCCCTGCTGCGCCCCCTTTCTTTCCTCTCACTAGAAAACTTTTCAGATGCAAATCTCTTTAGGGCATGCAATTGAAAAAGAAGGAAAGATGTAGATAGATATATAGACCATGTTGCGCAAAAGCTACACATGCACACTGCAGAGATATATCTGAGAAAAAAAGCCAATAATGCATGTATGTACGCAGAACCCACGTTGTGAGATTCTGCCTGCGGCGACCATGACCATCCACCTTGTGGAatgatgaggagaagaagaagctagCAGCATCGATGGATGAGTTAATTGATCATGCAAAGTCATGCATGCATCCATGCATTTGGAAAGCTGCATGTTATAGCTAGCTTCTGAAGCTGATAAGACCAGTGAGTGAGTGAGTTTACAGTTGCAGGTCATGGCTAGACTAACAAAGGAAAGATGTTTGCAAAACCCTTTTCAACACACCAACGCGCCGCCTTTCCTGACCTCTCACTGTCTAAAGAAACCCTAACAAAGGCACAAGCTAGGCATGCAAGATCGATCATGGATTTGATCTGTCGCTGCTACAACTGGTCTAAAAGTGCTTATCCGGCCGCCCGGCGCGCGCTTTGCggcgatggatggatggattgatggATCATCGTCCTGACCAATTAAGAATCCAAAATTACGACCTCGGTGAAAATGAGGAAAGAATTATTTGCTAGCATTACATTGCCTAGTGATGAGGAGGGTGAATCCATGAAGTAGCTAGCTAGCGAGTAACATTGATCCGTACCAGGGCATGGTGTGTGGCATGGATTGGTGGGATGGATTAGGACGACGTGTCGCCGCCGAGCTTGGCCAGCAGGGCGGCGACGAGCTGGTGCCGGCGCTCCTCGCGCTCCTCGGCGCGCGCCCTCCACGCGTCCTCGCGCTCGCGCCAGCGGCGCACGAGCGCGAGCCGCTCCTCGCCGAGCGCGACCATGGCGGCGCGCCACTCCTCCTCGCGCGCCCGGCGCTCGGCGTCGCGCGCCTCCGCGGCCTCCATCCACCGATCCTCCATCTCCAtctgccgccgcatgaactcccgCAGCACCGCCTCGACCTCGCCTATCTCGACCCCTCCTCCCGCTGACGCGGTCCTCGCCGGCGCCGCCTTCCTTCTCCGCTTCCTCCCCGCGCCCCGCGCCTCCGCATCGGCCCTGCCCTCCTCCTCGTCGAccatctccgcctcctcctcgtcgtcctcgccctcgtcgccctcgccgccgccatcgtcgtccGGATCGCGCCGCGCGGCGGCGTCcttccccttggccttcttggcctcCAATGCGCGCGCCCTCTCGACCCTGGCGTCGAAGATCCTCCTCATCTCGTCGTGGAACGGGAAGCtgcccctcgccgccgcgccggcGGGATGGTCCCCGCCCTCCGGCTGCGCGTCGCTGGCCGTGCCCTTGAACCTGGTGACGAGGTTCTTCCACTTGGACTTGCACTGGTCGGGGGTGCGCGCGAATCCGCCTTGCGCGTTGAGGCGCGCGGAGACGGCCTCCCAGAGGGCCTTGTTGCGCTTGGTGGAGAGGAAGGAGTGGTCAAGGTCGGCGCGGATGGCGAGGAAGGCGGCCGTCTCGGCGTGCGACCACTGCGGCAGGCGCTCCCGCTCGGGCGGGtcggcggcgggcggaggcgggAGAGGGGGCGGAGGGTGGTAGGggtggggaggggaggaggagaggagcgggTGGTAGGGGTTGGAGAAGGCGGTGTTGAGGTGGTGGAAGGGATCCATGgccggtggtggcggtggcggtggacggGAAAGCGGAGCAAAGTGGGggaagatgagagagagagagatgggggaggAATGGAAAGTCAAGAGGGGTCGAGATGGAGAGAGAAAGAGGCGAGGAAATTATCAATCTGTTTCAACGCGGAAACGGCTTGCTTTCCCACTGCTTTTGAATTCAAGATCTGGATCCTCTGCGCCGCCCGCCACGCTGCCTGCAAACCGCGtctcctcttctcttctcttctcttctcgaaGGGTATTGCCCTCCCTCCACCTACATCAATGCATATCCAGTCCAGAAAACGAAGTGGCACGGAACCAAGAATGGGTTTTGTTGTTTGAACACTACGGACTTGGAAGACACGATGCCGTGCAGCATTTTGAAGTGGAACATTGTCACGTCGCTGTTATAGTTCTCCACAAGTTTGGTTCCGGAATGAAAACTTTAGGTCTAATCTACGCTGGTTGTATCTGGCAATGATGCTGGTATTCACGTCATCCTCTTGCTGGAGGCATTTTTAGAGTTTGTCCCAACGTCCTCTATCCGGCGAAACCCATTATCTAGCTTTAGGGGGTGCATCTGACGATGATGGCACACTCCGGTTATCCCTTTCTTTCACGCGCCATTGTTGAAGCACCTTTTCTCACTGTCGGATGATGTTGAGGGTACtgttgcatgttgtagttcatttcAGCAAGAATTTTGGAGGTCGTGTTTTTTTATCTTTCCTATGTGTCGATCATGTTttgtgcatcctaattatgcagagaTTGTGTATGCGGTCGTAGTGTTTGTATTTTTTTTTCTTAATGCCACGTTATGAGTCAATAAAAAGTGTACTTTCCCAAAAAACTAGCATCATATCCATTTCAACACCATTTCCTTTTATTTTCAATAAGAAAATTTGAACCTCCTGATTTATGGGCCCTCGGATGCACTCAACCATAGTTAATCCTATTAAAGAAAAAAGTCAGTTACACCACTGGTGCTTAAACTTGACGAGAAAAGTCACTTTAGTATCAAAACTCGCGGCATACATTGAACTGGTGCCACAATTTGACTCGAGCGTGCAAATACAGTACAAAACATGATTGTATACACATGCGGAGCTGATGAGGTGTGACAAAGCGGTGCAGGGCCCGCTGTAAGTGACCAAGGGGTGGTGACTAGGCGTGTGCCTTTTTTGTGAAAAGCccctcattttattttatttttctgatgAAAAACCCTTGACGTGTGTGCATGGCACAAGACCACCTGTTAGCAAAAGAGCACAACTTAATTAGAAAGAGAAATTGCACCATAAGGTGATTCGAACCAAAACCTCGAGCTAACCTATGCGTGTTGCTAGCAACCCACCACGATAACACTTGATGTTCTATAGGGATACTCATTCGTTATATCATTTCTTTTAAACAACATAAATTAAGAATTTTAATTTCCAAGACAAAAGATGCGGCCATGCGGGTCGAACACGCGACCTAACCCAAAAAAAGCTGACAGGACTACAAACCGAACAAACACAACTTTGTAATTTAGTTGGAATGTTAGGTTTTATGTTTACAACCGACCACAGTCATGGATTAAAACGGACTGCATTTAATGCGGCCCATTTTGAACATGAGTATTGTTTCTCTTCTcaattttcaaaaaataaaaaaaatgtgaaTCATAATTATAAATAATACACATATAATTGTAAATATGTATCCATTTGACGATCTGCAGATGGCACAATAGGCTCATATTATTTTCCATGCATATATTTGtatttatttaaattattttgaaAACACACAAACTTTATCAAAAACATAAACATTTCTAAAGCAACATTAAAAAAATTCAAGCATGAACACTTTTATATACTACGTGAATATTTTATTGAAAATCTTGTAAAAATTTAAACATATATGTAAATTTattttatatacatattattaaatTACTTTAATGTTTGTATTGAATATTACAACACTTTTtaaaattatacaaacatttgtataattcataGTTCAATTGTATAGATTTTTCTTAAATTAATAGGTGGGCATTTGGAATTACATGAGCATCTTTTTG
This DNA window, taken from Triticum aestivum cultivar Chinese Spring chromosome 1D, IWGSC CS RefSeq v2.1, whole genome shotgun sequence, encodes the following:
- the LOC123180274 gene encoding trihelix transcription factor GT-3b, encoding MDPFHHLNTAFSNPYHPLLSSSPPHPYHPPPPLPPPPAADPPERERLPQWSHAETAAFLAIRADLDHSFLSTKRNKALWEAVSARLNAQGGFARTPDQCKSKWKNLVTRFKGTASDAQPEGGDHPAGAAARGSFPFHDEMRRIFDARVERARALEAKKAKGKDAAARRDPDDDGGGEGDEGEDDEEEAEMVDEEEGRADAEARGAGRKRRRKAAPARTASAGGGVEIGEVEAVLREFMRRQMEMEDRWMEAAEARDAERRAREEEWRAAMVALGEERLALVRRWREREDAWRARAEEREERRHQLVAALLAKLGGDTSS